One Phaseolus vulgaris cultivar G19833 chromosome 4, P. vulgaris v2.0, whole genome shotgun sequence DNA window includes the following coding sequences:
- the LOC137838711 gene encoding uncharacterized protein has product MDRDWMYDMVDPLRRLKSRFINGVREFVSKAMKQISYTQDGGVMCPCIKCICEKILKPCLVRPHLLQYGFKPNYRIWVHQGEHGSNEDNLCHALSNYDDMNYVDKFGTVNDMLYDAYMQASDIRLRYENLDYDDIFEEQSPNAFAHKFYDMLASANEPIYEGATKSKLSIVIRLLATRTNWHAPEKCLDYVIKMLNDVAPKQNFILKNYYEAKKIVSSLSLEAEKIDCCECGCMLYYKDDIYLTECKFCHLPRYFEPKGDRGRYKNIPRKRMFYLPIIPRLQRLYASMESATQMIWHFENRKNDGLLRHPCDGEAWKHFDKIYPDFACDLRHVRLGLCSDGFTPYVQASTSSYSCWSVFITPYNLPLEMCMTKPYMFLTCHIPVPNNPTKQIDVYSQPLIDDLNKLWNEGVFTYNISKKENFVMRACLMWTHVTSWYVVSAAKFAFKLNQCGCSLHFLDTN; this is encoded by the coding sequence ATGGATCGAGACTGGATGTATGACATGGTTGATCCCTTAAGGAGACTTAAGTCACGATTCATCAACGGAGTTCGTGAATTTGTTTCAAAGGCAATGAAACAAATTTCCTATACACAAGATGGAGGGGTGATGTGTCCATGCATTAAATGTATTTGCGAGAAAATCCTTAAACCCTGTCTTGTTAGACCTCATCTGCTACAATATGGATTCAAACCCAACTATCGAATATGGGTTCATCAAGGAGAACATGGGTCAAATGAGGACAACTTATGTCATGCGTTGAGCAACTATGATGATATGAATTATGTTGATAAGTTTGGGACAGTAAACGATATGTTATATGATGCATACATGCAAGCATCAGATATAAGACTTCGATATGAGAACTTGGACTATGACGATATTTTTGAAGAACAGTCTCCTAATGCATTCGCGCATAAGTTTTATGATATGTTAGCATCTGCAAATGAACCAATTTATGAAGGAGCAACAAAGTCAAAATTATCAATAGTCATTCGACTTTTAGCTACTAGAACCAATTGGCATGCTCCAGAGAAGTGCTTAGATTACGTCATAAAAATGTTAAATGATGTAGCTCCAAAACAAAATTTCATACTAAAGAACTACTACGAGGCCAAAAAAATTGTGTCAAGTCTAAGTTTGGAAGCAGAAAAAATTGATTGTTGTGAATGTGGTTGCATGTTGTATTACAAGGATGACATTTATTTAACTGAATGCAAATTTTGTCATCTTCCTCGTTATTTTGAACCAAAGGGTGACAGGGgaagatataaaaatattccaaGGAAGAGAATGTTTTATTTGCCAATCATCCCAAGATTGCAAAGACTATATGCATCAATGGAATCTGCTACTCAAATGATATGGCATtttgaaaacagaaaaaatgATGGGTTGTTACGACATCCATGTGATGGGGAAGCTTGGAAGCACTTTGATAAGATATATCCAGATTTTGCGTGTGACCTCCGACACGTGAGACTTGGTTTATGTTCGGATGGGTTCACTCCTTACGTCCAAGCTTCAACATCATCGTATTCTTGTTGGTCAGTATTCATTACTCCTTATAACTTACCTCTTGAAATGTGTATGACCAAACCATACATGTTTCTAACTTGTCACATACCAGTGCCAAATAACCCAACTAAACAAATAGATGTCTACTCACAACCTCTTATTGATGACCTTAATAAATTGTGGAATGAAGGTGTATTCACATATAATATCTCCAAAAAAGAAAACTTTGTCATGCGAGCTTGCTTGATGTGGACACATGTTACATCCTGGTACGTGGTGTCCGCCGCAAAGTTTGCGTTTAAATTAAATCAGTGTGGGTGTAGCCTACACTTCTTGGacactaattaa
- the LOC137838712 gene encoding uncharacterized protein: MLQYGFKPNYRIWVHHGEQGSNEDNLCHALSNYDDMNYVDKFGSVNDMLYDAYMQVSDIRLRYENLDYDDIFEEQSPNAFAHKFYDMLASANEPIYEGATKSKLSIVIRLLATRTNWHALEKCLDYVIKMLNDVAPKQNCIPKNYYEAKKIVSSLGLEAEKIDCCEGGCMLYYKDDIYLTECKFCHLPRYFEPKGDRGRYKNIPRKRMFYLPIIPRLQRLYASMESASQMRWHFENKKDDGLLRHPCDGEAWKHFDKIYPDFACDPRHVRLGLCSDGFHSLRPSFNIPVFLLASIHYSL, translated from the coding sequence ATGCTACAATATGGATTCAAACCCAACTATCGAATATGGGTTCATCATGGAGAACAGGGGTCAAATGAGGACAACTTATGTCATGCGTTGAGCAACTATGATGATATGAATTATGTTGATAAGTTTGGGTCAGTAAACGATATGTTATATGATGCATACATGCAAGTATCAGATATAAGACTTCGATATGAGAACTTGGACTATGACGATATTTTTGAAGAACAGTCTCCTAATGCATTCGCGCATAAGTTTTATGATATGTTAGCATCTGCAAATGAACCAATTTATGAAGGAGCAACAAAGTCAAAATTATCAATAGTCATTCGACTTTTAGCTACTAGAACCAATTGGCATGCTCTAGAGAAGTGTTTAGATTACGTCATAAAAATGTTAAATGATGTAGCTCCAAAACAAAATTGCATACCAAAGAACTACTACGAGGCCAAAAAAATTGTGTCAAGTCTAGGTTTGGAAGCAGAAAAAATCGATTGTTGTGAAGGTGGTTGCATGTTGTATTACAAGGATGACATTTATTTAACTGAATGCAAATTTTGTCATCTTCCTCGTTATTTTGAACCAAAGGGTGACAGGGgaagatataaaaatattccaaGGAAGAGAATGTTTTATTTGCCAATCATCCCAAGATTGCAAAGACTATATGCATCAATGGAATCTGCTAGTCAAATGAGATGgcattttgaaaacaaaaaagatgATGGGTTGTTACGACATCCATGTGATGGGGAAGCTTGGAAGCACTTTGATAAGATATATCCAGATTTTGCATGTGACCCCCGACACGTGAGACTTGGTTTATGTTCGGATGGGTTTCACTCCTTACGTCCAAGCTTCAACATCCCCGTATTCTTGTTGGCCAGTATTCATTACTCCTTATAA